The following nucleotide sequence is from Glycine max cultivar Williams 82 chromosome 9, Glycine_max_v4.0, whole genome shotgun sequence.
GCCATCCCTTTCCATTCTTCACCGTACCCAGCGTCTCCTTTGGTCTTTACCAGCATCCCTTTCCACTCTTCACCCACTCTTCACCCACGACGAGAAGTTTGTGACCCATCATCACTAAGCCTTGTCGAACAGAAGTCTGTGACCCATCACTAAGCCCTGTTCAAGGTGTGTCGTGCCGCAGTCCGATTGTATGAATTGGTAAGTACCCATGCACTGGTGTTGCTTGCTTGAAAATGTGTAATGAATGGCATTGTCAAGACAAGGTTTTTGTTTCGCTGGTAGGTAGGGGCTTTTATTTTGCCTTTCTCGATTAGCAACACACGGATGAGGGGCAGCTTGCTTGCGGCTTCAAAATTTGAAAGGTGAGTTTATCCTGATCCCTAAACCCTTTCTTCGTGTTGCTTgtgattttactgtttttatcTAATAGAAAAACTTGAGGCTTGTGCTCATGTGCTCATGATCCTTACAATCTTAAATATACCACCCAATCCCTCTACCGGGTTggaattgaaagaaaattgaattactgggttgagtttttttttttcggggTACATTTGTGGCATTGAAGTTTGAATATATACTGTCTCATCCCATACTTAAACTCTTAACCACTTAATTATTAGGAAGAGTTAACTTggttttaaaacttaatgtttTGACCGAGTTGAGTTTAGTAGAAATGTTATTCCCTCTGTTCCTAAATTATATagcgtttttttttcaaaactattgatgttttacaaatttatgttttaaaaattatacaactTTTTTTCAACTATAGTCTCTAGACTCCGAATATTGATATTGCGTGGAAGCATGGCTTTAGAAGTTTTACAGCTGAATCTGGTTCTCAGGTTGTGATTAATTTCTTTACCAAGTCATGTCCTGGTTCTCATTCTTGCTTTGGTTTGGTGAATCGGATTTTGAGATTTTGCTggattgaaggaaatttagagAGGTTTCATACACTGCAAGAAGCCAATTAGGTTGTACATCTTCTTGCAAACTTTGTTCAGTCTTTGGAAAGTGGttagagatttttttattttgttccttaatttatttttcatgtcgTGTTGGCATATGCTTCTTCAACTGCTTTTCCTCATGATTTTTAGTTTGTTGCTTTTGGGGCTTTAGCTCCACTTATCACAAAAATAAGACTCCAAATGTTGATGATGACTGATTCCAATTAGTATAGAATATTGGCAGACAAGAATAAGCACTAATAAATGGCATTTCCTCTCCTATGTTACAGTCTATGCTTGTTTTCTTCAAACCACTCAAGTTTGCGATAGCATTCACTCTTGGTAATTTGCTTTCACTTGGAAGGTATGTTTTGTTTTACAGCtgtataattatattgtgatgCTGACTTCCTTGTGTTTTGCAATTTAATGTATTAGAAACAAGGATAAATTTAAATGGTCTCTAGTTCACTGGATTCCATTCACAGATTTCAAATATTCCGCTGTTGTCAGTAATGGACAATGTTCCTTTACTGTTTAAATCAGTTAACACAGCACTGTTTTCTAATTGGGATAATCACAGACCTACCCTGTAGAGAACTGTTTTCTAGTTCAGTTAGATTCAGTTTTCTGTGATGAACTGGACCAACATTTCGACAATTGGATTTTGTTGGGAAATTTATTCTTGATTTCCTATTCAACCCATTCATTACCCTGGATGATGTCACAAAACTCTCTCCATAATGTCTTGGCTCAGATCTGCAAACCATCACACTATTTTCTGAAACAACTGCATATCGTCGTCTGTCAGACCACTTCATAGGCATATCAAGTTGAAATTCTTTCCTACATCTTAGTTTTCGATGAGAAAACATTGATTGTTCAATTGTAGACTGACCCATCTCATCTTCTGCATTTGAAATTTCTTCCTCACAATCATCATAAGAGAGGTCTTGTGGTTTCAAAGTACTACACTCACTAGAGAATTCTTCATCTTCGATGTTAGGAGAATCATCCCTCAATAGATTAGTTTCATCTGTTTCAATAACTAAATTACTGCAGCTAATAGGAGTATTTTGCTCCATATCAGCAACTGCAGACAATTCTTTCTTTGAGATTTCAGGAGAACCAAGAGCATCATTTGATTCAGaacacttcttttctttttcttttccttttagtcTTTCCTTCCTTCTAAGCTTTTTCTCCCGTTCCTTTGTCCTTCTCCGCTCCTTGCGTTCTTCTTCTTCacgtttttccttttcttcttcttcaagaagcttcatctGTAGACAAAATCATGCAATTGAGATTTAGGAAATGTATTCTAAAAATAGACACAAGAGCTTTTTTTCCTGTCCCCAACAGCCTTTTTCCTAAAAGCATAATAACTAAGACCTGCTTTTCCAAGGTAATGATTTCTTTGCATGCCACGTGCACTCGATCCTCCAGCAGTTTTAGTGCAAGACAAACAAATATGCTGTGTGCATTTTGACGTGCTGTTCCTTCTCTGAAAGCCTTTTCAACCTGAAAGGATAGTACAGTCAGTGGTTATCTGGTTgaacaacaaaaacaagcacAGAAAATAATACTAGTGCTAAACATGCCTGTTCTTTGAAAATAATAGTGGCAGCATCTAGAAGAAATTCTCGAGCAAGTTCAGGGCTTTTTGCATGCTTTTGGGGACGGGAGCATTCTCCATCAAGCTCATTCCCATCCTTGTCAACTGAATCATCATCCTGAGAGCATACATTATATAACATCAAACTTACAAATTCCTCATGACtaattatcaaaatcaaatgaatGATGGATAATTAACAAGGATTATTTTCTCAGTGAAACTTGCATTACCTCTTCTTCCTCGGCCTCTTCAGCATGCTCAAAGAACCTTCTGATACTTTCCCCTTTTGTGATTGTAACATAACCATCTCCTACAATTAACCTGCAATGTACACACTGTTGACCCTTCAAGGAATGAGCTTTAACAGTAAGTTCAGTACAGCGTCCATCTAATCTCCAAGCTCGGAGGGTAACAAAACATGCACTCAAGCCACCAAGATCCAGGCCACTGGCTCGAACACATCCATTCAATCCAACATTTTCAAATTCCAAAATGTCAGATTTTCCTTCAGTTGTCCCCACAGCCCACTCAAAGTGATGATAGGTTCCCGATGCATCAGCAAATGTCTGGCGCCAATCAGCTTGAACTGAGTCATCAGATACCTAATAAAAGCAAATGGGTAGATGTCGTGTTAGGTAGAACTTCTATTCTAGTTGCCGATAGCTTGATAAAACAATCTTTTCATAGATACTCCATAGACTCTTCCACCAAAATCTCAATCACCATAGGTTTTACAGGATAGAAATGTGAAAGTCACACCTCATATTGAAAGGCAGAGTCAGCAACACAAAACCAGCTGGTGCAACGAGGTTCTCTACACATGCGCCTCAGTTCTTTTAGTTCCTTGAATTCTCGAATAACATTTCTTCTACAATCTCTGCAAAATCTCTTGCTATCGAACCTGATAGATATGGTAACTCATTAATAAAAACCAAAAGCATAAAACATCCTTATCCTTAAAAACATACAATtgtgtgcatatatatatagagaaaaagGGATCTCACCAAATACTATAAAGCTTTGAAGCAAAGCTTCACATATAGTTTCTGATGatgaaaaaatagattaaatcaTACTAGGAATGAATGAATAGGCATTGTGTTTATGTATTCAAATGAGAATTAGTACAAAATGTTcaaaaaaatgactaaaaattaaaaataaaaatcagtaGTCTAACTCTAATAACACAAAAAGACCCACCTGATGATAGAAAGTAGCAAGTTCTTTGACCCAGTACAATGAGACAGCACCAGACACAATGttggaaattttaaataaacagtttcccttaatatttttttgctgacAGAACATGTAACTCCAGAGACATAACACTCAAAACTTCAATAAACCAGTAATAACaggcaaaaataaaatagtgcaGTGAATCTATAATAGATAGTTTTTCCAATTTATATCAGAAAGATAAAGTTAACATTCTAATCTACCAAGGTGCCTTTGTAAAATCACTTTGAAGGAACAGAAGCTGACTTGTccataatttataactaatagactattcttcaaattcttttcttgtttctttgtctttcTTAACTCAAGTTCCATTAACTAAGGATCTCATTATACTCACTCCGCTTGTGTTACCTTTTAACAAATCTTTTGACAAACAAGATCACCATCACAAAAGGTCAGTGGACATTAATCTTTTAGCTAAATTATTGCCTAAAACCTTAATGAAAATCAGTAATCACCAAACCATTTGAGTGGAGAATGATGTCAGTTTCAATCCTAACAACAGCTCATCTGTTGATTTATCTTCTCAATAATTGCATGAAAACAACTCTTACATAGCATAATCAGTTTTTACCTAATAGTCCATATCTACAGTCCATAAAGTCCCAAAGTATCTAATTCTCTCCAACAAAATTATCATTTCTTATCAAAACTACTTGTGTATACAATCCACAAGTCCCAAGTAATCCAATTGCCTAAACCTTGCGATGTCATAAATGATGGATGTCCTATAACAGCCTGAATCATGCTGCTTCTCCAGGATTGTATGTTATAATAATCATACAATGTCTAATCTAAACTATCATAAGCAAGAATCGGGGAAAACCCTTCAAAATATCAGACGAGCTAGGGCTATGCCAAGAAATGCAATTAATAGATTCATCCTTTAGCTGACCCTGGGTAAGGGAGttccatggaaatatgaaaGCAGACAGAAGATGCACATATTCAACAAAAAACTGAAGAACATCACATAACTGACATATAATAAAAAGTTCTCCCCCATACAGCTATCCTTGATAAAGTTCTAATTTTCAACCTAAAAATCCATGAATCACTATTTAATCATCATTTACTGCATCTGGAGTATGTTGCTAGAGAATTTTTTAACTCCATGCCTATGATAGAGTTCCCTGTTTACCTTTTTAAGCATCAAACTGGCAGCTCAATTGTCCAAGAATCCAACAGATAGTTAGTTGAATACAAATCACTTGTGTATAATGGGTAAGAATATCAAACCCCCAAAATCTTTATTCTTTCTCATTATTCCACCTAACACTTTTCCGAGCTGATCCTAACAAAGATGGTCATATtcaggaaatttattttaaaccttTCAGAGGCATGTTCCACATTGTCATTCTTTGTATGTCAATTTCAACTGTATGACTGATTCTAGAGTTAAAGTGTCAGAGGCATGTTTTCTAGTTCAGTTAGATTCAGTCGTGCTCAGATTAGTAGGAATATTATAGGCGACAAAGATCTCTCCCTAAGTGTTTAACGCAATTGCATACTAGGACTCAAACTCAAGACATTTGTAGAACTAATTTGCTAAGCTACAAGATAGAAGGTTTTGTTTGGCAATATATATGGTTTATAAACAATGGccataatcttatatatatgaACGAGATGCTACTTCATTCTATCGGATTTAATGGGAAGAAGACGATGGGAATAAACACTGAAtaggaaaaaacaaaatatggcgTGGTAATAATGCCAGCGAGATGACAAAGACACGCGGATTTTAGATGATTAATTGGAAGGGAACCGATGTAATTAATAATTGCAAATGGtaataatttagttttgttTCTGGTTAAGctaatcagaattaaaataaacaacacGTCTTTCCTACTTTTGTTGATGCTTGCTGGTCCCCTGAAGTTTGACCGCGAGCACACACACATTAAAATTCTAAACCACCAATTTTTGTTGagatttaaagaaaaagattaaaatattttaagattcaAAAGTTAAACATACAGAAGTATATgagtgaaaacaaataaaaacaaaaaagaaaagtaaaaatgaaagagaaacttaatatttgaaaataataacccATTATTAATGCAGATGCAGTATAAGCTAGCTAGcttccttaaccattaaaaaaTACTCAAACAAATCTTGGTGTCTTGTAACCTTTAATCATAAAGTGAAGCAAGGGTAAACAAGAAGAGAGCAAGTAGCAATGATTTGTGTTGTTTGTTTGTCAAACCATTTGTTACTTGGGATGATGAATAAGATGAGAAAGACATGATATGATACGGTACAGTGATAAAATAGTGTATTCTGTCTGAGAAAAATATATGTAGATTTATTGTTTACATTATGTATTCTGTCTGAAGCTTGTAAAGAGCTTTAT
It contains:
- the LOC100776468 gene encoding stress response protein NST1 → MCREPRCTSWFCVADSAFQYEVSDDSVQADWRQTFADASGTYHHFEWAVGTTEGKSDILEFENVGLNGCVRASGLDLGGLSACFVTLRAWRLDGRCTELTVKAHSLKGQQCVHCRLIVGDGYVTITKGESIRRFFEHAEEAEEEEDDDSVDKDGNELDGECSRPQKHAKSPELAREFLLDAATIIFKEQVEKAFREGTARQNAHSIFVCLALKLLEDRVHVACKEIITLEKQMKLLEEEEKEKREEEERKERRRTKEREKKLRRKERLKGKEKEKKCSESNDALGSPEISKKELSAVADMEQNTPISCSNLVIETDETNLLRDDSPNIEDEEFSSECSTLKPQDLSYDDCEEEISNAEDEMGQSTIEQSMFSHRKLRCRKEFQLDMPMKWSDRRRYAVVSENSVMVCRSEPRHYGESFVTSSRVMNGLNRKSRINFPTKSNCRNVGPVHHRKLNLTELENSSLQGRSVIIPIRKQCCVN